The following nucleotide sequence is from Meiothermus cerbereus DSM 11376.
CAAAACTAGCGGCCACCATGAGCTGGTCTGCCAAAATTCGCAAGATCACATCGGCGGTCAAACGCAACTCCTTCAAATAAACCATGCCCTGCTTCCCCCCTTAGATTGAAGCTTGTTCCATCACCCGTTCGACGGCATCGGCGGCAGCCTGCATATGGGCCGGGCCAAGGGTGGGGTGCACCAGGAACATCAGCGAGGTTTCGCCCAGCTCCTTGGCTACCGGCAACCGTTCGGCAGGCTGCCAGCCCCGCCGGGCAAAGGCTTTCTCGAGGTAAATCTCGCTGCAACTACCGCTCATGCAGGGGATGCCCATCTCGCTCACGGCCTGCATGATGCGGTCGCGGTTCCAGCCGGGCTTGAGCATCTCGGGGCGCACGTACACGTAGTACTTGTAGTAGGCGTGGTACAGGTGGGCGGGCACCTCGGGCACCCGCAGGGCCGGAATCTGGCGGAAACGCTCGCTCAGGTAGTGGGCGTTTGCCCGGCGCTTTTCCACCCAGCCGTCCAGCTTGCGCAGGATCACCCGGCCAATGGCCGACTGCACCTCGAGCATCCGCCAGTTGGTGCCGAAGTCCTCGTGCAGCCAGCGGAACCCCGGCGGGTGCTGGCGGTTATAAACCGCGTCGTAGCTCTTGCCATGGTCTTTAAAGCTCCAGGCTTTATTCCATAGTTCGTCGTCGTTGAGGGTAAGCATACCCCCCTCACCGCCGGTGGTGAGGATTTTGTCCTGGCAAAAAGACCAGGCCCCGGCATGGCCAATCGAACCCACGCTGCGGCCTTTGTACCTGGCCCCGTGGGCCTGGGCGCAGTCTTCGATAACCCACAGGTTGTGCTTGCGGGCCAGCTCCATAATGGCGTCCATATCCGCCGGCCAGCCGGCCAGGTGTACCACAATGATGGCCTTGGTTCGAGGGGTGATGACCCGCTCGATGCTCTCGGCGGTAATCAGGCCGCTGTCGCGATCAATATCGGCCATGATGGGCCGGGCCCCCCGCATCACCACCGCGCTGGCCGAGGCAATAAAGGTGCGCGGGGTGGTAACGACCTCGTCGCCCTCCCCCACCCCCATAGCGTAGAGGGCCAGCTCGAGCGCCACCGTGCCGTTGTGCAGGGCAATGGCGTGCTTGGTGCCTACATAATCGGCAAACTCGCGCTCGAAGAGGCGGCCCTCCTGGCCTGTCCAGTAGTTCACCTTGCCGGACTGAAGCACCTTTACAGCAGCCTCAATCTCGTCGGGTTCAAAGTATGGCCATGGAGCAAAAGGCATGGTGCTGAACGGTTCTTTTAGCATATAAGTGCTCCTTTAGGGGTGCTGCGCCCGAATATAGCAGAAAGTGTAGCGTAGGCATCGTTATGATGGCGTTATTCGGCAGAATTCCCCTCTACTAACCGCAGCGTATATCGCGTTACGCTGAGAAGGGGTTCATTAATGGCACGCAACTCCCGCGTAACGATGCGTATAACGCCCCCTCCAAAAGGAAAGGGGGCTCGAGGGATATCCCCCAAGCCCCCGCATGGGCCCTGCGCTACTTCTTGCTGCCGGAGGTATCGTACTTCAGCACGAAGATATCCTCCTGGCCAGCGTTGGTATAGCCATCCAGGGCGCCCTTGCTCCAGCCGGTCAGGTAGAGGTCGCTGCCGCGCAGGGTAACGGCCAGGGCAATCTCGTCCTGGGCACTACCCTGCTGGCGGGCCCAGCCCATGGTGCCGCTGGCCAGGAACTGCAGGATGAAGATGTCTTGGCCCCCATTGTGGGTCTGGGAGCCGTCCACCGAGGTGTTGACATCCCCCACAATGTAGACGTTGCCCGAGGCATCGGCGGCGATGCCGTAGGGGTTAATCTTGACGGGGTCAGCTGGGTTGTCAGCTGGGCTAAACTGCTTCTTCCAGCCCTCGCTGCCATCCGCAGCAAACTTGGTCACGAACAGGTCGGTGCCGCCGTTGTAGGGGAAGCCCGTCTCATATGGCCCAGCCACGTAACCCGTCACGTACACGTCCGAGTCCACCACTGCCAGGGCGTTGGCGGAATCGCCAAATGGGGTGCCGAATTGGCGCACCCACTGCTGCGTTCCGCTGCTGTTGTACTTGACCACAAAGGCGTCGGTATCGCGCAGCGCCGTCTGGCCCGGCAGTGCTCCACTGGCAAAGCCAGCGGCATAGACATTTCCCGCCGAATCCACACCGATGGCTGTAATTCGGTCGTTGCCGAGGGAACCAAATTGGACGGGCCAATCGGGTTCAGAGGTGGGGGTAAGGTCAAGGTTGTACTTGTACAAGGCAGCGTCATCCAGGCCCGCATTGGTTACACCAGTTTTTACAACTCCGGCAGTATAGCCGCCCAGGTAGAGGCTGGTCCCCTCTACCACCACCGCGTTCAGGCCGTTTTCAGCAGGGCTGGTCTCATCGAGCTTTATGGAGGCAATTCTGTTGCCATCCGGATCGAGCTTCAGCACAAAGCCCTTGAAGGCCCCGCTGGCCGCAACATACGCATTGCCCACCACGTAGATGTTGCCAGCCGCATCGGTGGCCACCCCTTTGGCCTGCGACTCCACGTTGGGCGAGGTGTTGGGGTCGCCCACGGTGAACTGCTTGACCCACAGCCGGGTGCCGTTGGGGGCATACTTGGCCACCACCACGTCCGGGAAGGCCAGGGCCAGCGGACCAACCCTATTGCCCAGCTCGTCTTTAGACAGGCCTGCCACAATCACGTTGCCGCTGGCGTCGGTGGTGATGGCGTTGCCTTTGTCCATCTCGGCAGAGGCCAGCCACTTGGTGTAGGGTCTGCACTCCACCACCAGGTTGGTCACGTTGGCCCCGCTCACGGTTACGCTGCTGGGGGAGACGGTGCAGTTCTGGTCCGGGTCGGTGGGCTGGGTCTGCACGCTAACGGTGTAGGTGCCGTCCTGCACGGGGGTGTCGAAGGTAAAGCTGCCGTTGGCGCTGATGGCCTTGATCTGGGTGCCCAGGGCCAGCACCAGGCCGCTGCCGTTCAGGTAGCGCACCTCAACGCCCACGGTAAAGGTGGGGATGGGTGTCACGTTCAGGGTGGCAGTGCCGCTCTTGCCCCCCGCGCTGGCGGTGATGGTGGCCGTACCCTCCGCCACCGCAGTGGCCAGGCCGTTGTTGTTCACCGTGGCCACGCTGGGGTCGTTCGAGCTCCAGGTAAAGGTCACGTCGGGGATGGTGTTGCCGCTGGCGTCCTTGGCCACCGCGGTAAACTGCTGGGTCTGGCCCACCCGCTTGCTGGCCGTGTCAGGGGTCACCTCGATGGAGTTAATGGTGGGCGCCCCTCCTCCTCCGCACGCAGCAAGGAACAGGGCAGTTAAAAGTAGTAGTAACCAGCGATGGGTCATGGAGTACCTCCTTGAGTTCGGATCTCGGTGATCCTAGAGTTCGAGTGTAGCGCCAAGGCAGGGTTTTACAAGCGTCAAACAAACCGAAGAAACGCGCATTACACCAGGCCTTAACGCAGGCCCGTACCGGTGAGCCCAGTGCTAGTAATACCGCACCCGCCTGGTAGCAACGAGGTATGCCCTTCAGAACTGTGCTGGCCCCTCGGCCCTGGCGATGCGGGCCTCAGGTGCAGACACCCCCAGTCCCGCCAAAGCGTAACGCTGCATTAACGTACGGAATCACACCAAACGGGGTTTTAGCCTGATCCGGATGCCTCAAAAACAGCGTACCCAACAAGGGCACACCCCCACCCCAGCAAGCGTTTGGCTTTATTCCAAACAGCTCGACCGGCGCACACCCCCCCATCCGATACGGTCAAAAAGCACAGGCATGCCGCCTGAAGTGTGCCTCGGCGGGCAGTTTAGCGCGCGGGCAGGCTGCGGTAGAGCAGCTCTTCGCCAATACGCTGGATATTGTCCCGCAGGTTAACAGGCACGTTGGCCGCCCAGTGCCGTGGGTGCATCAAAATTTCCACAACAGAAAGCCGGTTTTCCAGCGCCTCTAAGGGGTCGCCGTCCAGCCAGAGGCTGGGGTACGCGCCATCGGAGTAGCGCCGGGCGTAATGACGGTGCAGGGCCTGGTCGTAGGCCTCGAGCTCGATACCCAGGGCCTCGCGCAAGGACGGGTCTTGCAGCAGCTCGAGGTTGGTTATCCCCAGCCGGCGGTTGAGCCAATCGCCGTGCGAGGCCACGGTGTGCAGTGGCAGGCCGGTAAGGGCCTTCACCCTGCGGTAGTTTTCTGCAAACAAAGCCCGGATGGCCGGCATCCGGGCCTCGACCTCGGCACGGCTCTTGAGGCGGTGAAGCTTAGCATAGGTGGCGATTTCTTCGTAGTGATAGCTGGCCTCGCTGCCAGCGGCGTGAATCTCCTGCATCAGGCCCACATCGAGCGTGGACAGCCTGAAGTAAAACGAGCCCCTGACCTTCATCTCGCGCATCACCTGCCACAAAGCCCGTGTGGTGCGTAAATCGGTGTCGATGTCCAGGCGCAAAACCAGGTACAGACCCTGCCCTAAACCCCCCGCCTTGATCTTTTCCCAGATCGAGGCGATGGAGTGCACCTCGTAGCCCTGGGCCAGGGCCCGCTCGAGCAGCCCGCGCAGTTCGGCCGTTCGGTTGGGCAACAAGAAGTCGGAGTATAACCTGTACCATCCCTGCCGCAAAAGGGCCTTGAATCGGTAAGCAGGTTGTGTCTGATGAGGCTTTTCCATAAAAGAGCTAAACAACATCCCTGGCTGAGGTGACTGGCTGGCCTTCGATGAGGCGCTGGTAGTAGCTTAACAGGGTTCTGGCGTTCTGGCTGGCGTCGTAATGCTGGTAGACGTGCGCCTGCAACCTTTCGGCACGTTCCTGGGCCTGTGTGGGGTTACTGCGAAGCTGGGCCAGGGCTTGCAGGATGGCCTCAGGGCTGATTTCCTCGAGGGGAAAGCCGGTCTCCTGGCTGATGAGTTCAGGTATGCCCCCCTGGGTGCTGGCGATAACCGGCAGACCCGCTGCCCCGGCCTCGACCACCACCGTGGGCAGCCCTTCGCGGTAGGAAGGCAGTATCAGCGCATCGGCAGCGGCCATGTGCGCCCGAACCACCGGGTTGGGTTGCTGACCCAAGCAGCGAATAGCAGTACGCGAGGTGCTCACCAGTTGCTCGCGCATGGGCCCCTCACCGATAAACACCGCCAGCAGCGTTTCATCGTCGAGCTGGTGCAGGGCCTGGGCCAGTTCCCCCACGCCCTTGTACTTCCAGAGGGTTCCCACAAACAACAGCACGAACTTGTCAGGGGGCAGACCCAGCTCGGCCCGCAAAGCCTGCTTGTCGGGCCTGAGGTGGCGTGGGGGCAGCCTTAGCCCCACCCGGTGGGTAATCACCGGGCGGCTGGTGAGGGGTTGGGCTTTCTGACGAATGGCCTCGCTCACCGCCAGGATCAGGTCGGCCTGGGCCAGGGCCCGCTTGAAGTAGCGCATGTAACGGGGGCTCTGGTAAGGGTAGGTGTTGGCATCATCGCCGTGCAGCGTAATCACCAGGGGCTTTTTCCAGCGACGCTGCAGCCAAAGCCCTAAAGTGCCCTCCGGGTGGGCAAAGTGGGCGTGAATTAGGTCGTAGTTGCGCCCCTGGTAGGGCCGCAGCCCGAGGGCTTTGAGGTGGTGCGGCCAGCCCCAAAGGTTCTCGCCCGGAAAGGCTAGGTAGCGCAGGCGGGCTACCTTTAGGCCTTCCACCTGGTAATGGGTGGGAATCTGGGCATAGGCTTGCCAGGCTGGTTTGAGCCGGGCCATTCCGGGCAGCACCATAGGGATGGGGGCATACACATCGACCTGTGCCCCCAGGCGCTGCAGCTCGAGGGCCTGGGTCTGCACAAAAATGCACGCCGATGGGTTGACTTCGGAAGGGAAGTCAGGGCTTAGGAGCAGCAGGCGCATAAATGTTACCTCGAACCATCATGGCCAGACCGTGCAAAAGCGCGATGGTCAGCCACAGGTATTTGCGTTCTAGAATGCCCAGAAACGCCCCTTGGATTAAGTAGGCCAGCAAGCAGGCCTTGAGAATCAGAATCAGGTCGGGGTGCACCGATTGCCGCAAGCTCACCTGAAGCAAGACCCACATCCAGGCCAGAAAAATGCCCAACCCTATCAGACCCACCTCGCTAACGAGCTCGAGGTAGATGTTGTGCGCCCCCCGACCATCCGTGATGTAGTAGGTATCGATGGACTCGAGGTCGGATTCAGCAGCGACACCCTGGCCAAACAAAACCGTAAAGGTTCCCAGGCCATGCCCAAAGATGAGGTTTTGTTGCGCGATCTGCCAACCCACCGTCCAGATGGCCGTCCGACCGGCCCCCCCGTCCTCGGCGGCAGAGGTAATGCGGGAGGTCAGAAACTGGTTGACCGCTGGCAACTGAAACAGCGCCAGGCCCACCAGCCCAGATGCCAGGCCCAGCGTAAGAAACCGCTGCCAGCCCAGACGCGGCAGAATCACCAAGGCCAGCGTAACCACAATGGCTACCCAGGCGCTGCGGGTGCCGGAAAGCACCACCGCCAGGGTACAGACTGCAAAGCAGAATATGCTATACCAGCGCATCCAGGGGCTTTTTGTGGTCAGCCACAAGCCCACCGCCACCAAAGAACCCAGCAAGACCACCGCCGCAAAATCGGCCGCGTCGGCTGCCCCGGCAAAGGTGGTACGGCTCAAAGGATTTTGCAGGTAGTTGGCGATACCCTGAACTGCAGCGATACCAGCCCCCAGCGAGTAGGAAAACAAAACGGGTTGGATGGTTCTGGGCCGCGCCATGATGAAAAAGGCTATAGCCAGGGCTCCCACCAGTTGCTGCGCCCAGGCCTGGATCTTGTCCCAGGTTGCCGACGGTTCTACCGACCAAAAGTAGCTCAGAAAAAGCCAGAGCATTAGGGCCACGGCCAGCACAGAAATCCGCAGCCGCGGAATCATCCGCCAGGTAAGCACCAGGGCTGGAAACCAGGCGATTTTCGGGCGTCGTATTTGGAAAACCAGAGAAAGCAAAAACAGGCCCATAAGCGCCTTGGATAGGGTAAACACCCCTTCCACAGCAAATACCCCCTCGAGCGGCAGGCTAAAGGTATACAGGTACAGCAAAATTTGTGGGAAAGCCAGCCAGGACCACAGGGGAAACAGCAAAGCCGCCGTCAGCGGCGCAACCAACCTCATCGCAAACCTTCCTTCCCGAGCTCTTTGGCAGTTAAAAACAGAACAACTGCGCCCAGAAAAACCGCCAGACCCAGCAAAGCCCAGCCTGCCATCCAGTGCTCAAGCCCCCACAGCAGCAACAAAACAGGCAGGTTGAGCCAGATAAACCGGCGTAAGCCGAACCAAAAATCAGCCCAGCGCACCCCCGCCGCCCGGAAGAACAGCACCAGCGACATCCCAGCCACCAGGGCGCTGCTGGCGGCGAACAAAAAAACCGCCCAGTAGATCTGCTGGGTGGTTATGCCCCAGTAAATAGCCCCCATGCGCAAGGCCAGCTCTAAAATGGTGAAAACCAGCAAGGCCCGCTGCCACTCCCGCACGGTAAGCAAGGTAGACAGGGGTTGCGCCACCATAGAAAGCAGTAAGTAAGGCGCCAGCAGCCGGGCGTAAACCCCCGCTTCCTGCCACTCGGAGCCAAAAATTAGGGGAAAAGCCTGGGGTGCTATCACAAACAAAGCCCCAAATACAGGCAACCCCACCGCCAACAGCATGGTAGCGGTCTGGGTGGTGAGCCGGGCCAGCTCGGGGGTCTCGCGGGCTGCCGCGGCCCTGGAAAAAAAGACCTGCCCAATGGACTGGGCCACCAGGGTGACGGGAATGGTGGTAATACGGTAGCTGAGGCCAAACTGTCCCATTGCCGCAGTGCCAAAAAAGGCCGTCAGCACAATAAACGGCAGGTGGAAGCTGGCCGCGGTCAGCAAGGCGGCGCTGCTACCAAACACAAGAAAGCTCCGGTAGCGACGGGCCGTCTGACGCAAGGAAAGCCAGCTCACACCCTCGAGGCTGCGGGGCAGCAAGCGCAACAAGGCCTGCACACCCCCCAGGCGCCCCAGCACATCACCCAACAGTAACCCAGTCGGCCCCTTAACCAGTAGCCCCAGGCCCACCTGGGCCAGAGCCTGCCAGAGCCCTTGCTGAAACTTGGTTTGGGCCAGCACACCAAAGCGCTGCAAGCGCAAGGCCCACATGCTGCCCGACTGCATAAGGGCGATGCAAGCCAGCCCCACACCCACCAGAACCGCAAACCAACCGGGGATTGGAACACCCAGCCAAACTGAAAAATTATCCCGAAGGAACCAAAAGGCTGCACCTATTAGCAGGCTCAGGCCCAGGCCCACGCCCACTGCAATCAGCAATAGCCTGCGGGCCTCCGGTTCCTCCTTTGGTAGCTGAATGGCCTGCTCGTAGCGAAGGTTGATTACCACCGCCGCCAGGGAAAGGATTGAGCCATACAAAGCCCACCAGCCAAAGTCTTCTGGCTTATAGATGCGTGTCAGAAGGGGCTGTACCAGAATGACCAAACCCTGACCCAATACCGTACTGCTGGCCAGCAAGGCCGCGCTACGCATAAAGGACGTCTGGGTAAAAAAACCTTTGATTCGGGTCATACAGGGCGGTGTGGGGTTGCGGCTGCGGGTATACCTGCTATAGTCCAACCCCTATGGTACACAGCCTGACCCAGCCCGTCGGTTATTTTGCGTAACCTCGAGCGTTAAACGCTTGCGGAATTGGGTTATCTTAGGAGCAGCGGGTTATTTCCCCTAGCGTTCCTGGGCCAATGCGGTTAGGCTGAGTCCACCAGCGGGCCAGCCGGGTTGGGTTTCCTGGTGTGTTGTTAACCTCT
It contains:
- a CDS encoding DegT/DnrJ/EryC1/StrS family aminotransferase encodes the protein MLKEPFSTMPFAPWPYFEPDEIEAAVKVLQSGKVNYWTGQEGRLFEREFADYVGTKHAIALHNGTVALELALYAMGVGEGDEVVTTPRTFIASASAVVMRGARPIMADIDRDSGLITAESIERVITPRTKAIIVVHLAGWPADMDAIMELARKHNLWVIEDCAQAHGARYKGRSVGSIGHAGAWSFCQDKILTTGGEGGMLTLNDDELWNKAWSFKDHGKSYDAVYNRQHPPGFRWLHEDFGTNWRMLEVQSAIGRVILRKLDGWVEKRRANAHYLSERFRQIPALRVPEVPAHLYHAYYKYYVYVRPEMLKPGWNRDRIMQAVSEMGIPCMSGSCSEIYLEKAFARRGWQPAERLPVAKELGETSLMFLVHPTLGPAHMQAAADAVERVMEQASI
- a CDS encoding SBBP repeat-containing protein — translated: MTHRWLLLLLTALFLAACGGGGAPTINSIEVTPDTASKRVGQTQQFTAVAKDASGNTIPDVTFTWSSNDPSVATVNNNGLATAVAEGTATITASAGGKSGTATLNVTPIPTFTVGVEVRYLNGSGLVLALGTQIKAISANGSFTFDTPVQDGTYTVSVQTQPTDPDQNCTVSPSSVTVSGANVTNLVVECRPYTKWLASAEMDKGNAITTDASGNVIVAGLSKDELGNRVGPLALAFPDVVVAKYAPNGTRLWVKQFTVGDPNTSPNVESQAKGVATDAAGNIYVVGNAYVAASGAFKGFVLKLDPDGNRIASIKLDETSPAENGLNAVVVEGTSLYLGGYTAGVVKTGVTNAGLDDAALYKYNLDLTPTSEPDWPVQFGSLGNDRITAIGVDSAGNVYAAGFASGALPGQTALRDTDAFVVKYNSSGTQQWVRQFGTPFGDSANALAVVDSDVYVTGYVAGPYETGFPYNGGTDLFVTKFAADGSEGWKKQFSPADNPADPVKINPYGIAADASGNVYIVGDVNTSVDGSQTHNGGQDIFILQFLASGTMGWARQQGSAQDEIALAVTLRGSDLYLTGWSKGALDGYTNAGQEDIFVLKYDTSGSKK
- a CDS encoding glycosyltransferase, with product MRLLLLSPDFPSEVNPSACIFVQTQALELQRLGAQVDVYAPIPMVLPGMARLKPAWQAYAQIPTHYQVEGLKVARLRYLAFPGENLWGWPHHLKALGLRPYQGRNYDLIHAHFAHPEGTLGLWLQRRWKKPLVITLHGDDANTYPYQSPRYMRYFKRALAQADLILAVSEAIRQKAQPLTSRPVITHRVGLRLPPRHLRPDKQALRAELGLPPDKFVLLFVGTLWKYKGVGELAQALHQLDDETLLAVFIGEGPMREQLVSTSRTAIRCLGQQPNPVVRAHMAAADALILPSYREGLPTVVVEAGAAGLPVIASTQGGIPELISQETGFPLEEISPEAILQALAQLRSNPTQAQERAERLQAHVYQHYDASQNARTLLSYYQRLIEGQPVTSARDVV
- a CDS encoding O-antigen ligase family protein, with product MRLVAPLTAALLFPLWSWLAFPQILLYLYTFSLPLEGVFAVEGVFTLSKALMGLFLLSLVFQIRRPKIAWFPALVLTWRMIPRLRISVLAVALMLWLFLSYFWSVEPSATWDKIQAWAQQLVGALAIAFFIMARPRTIQPVLFSYSLGAGIAAVQGIANYLQNPLSRTTFAGAADAADFAAVVLLGSLVAVGLWLTTKSPWMRWYSIFCFAVCTLAVVLSGTRSAWVAIVVTLALVILPRLGWQRFLTLGLASGLVGLALFQLPAVNQFLTSRITSAAEDGGAGRTAIWTVGWQIAQQNLIFGHGLGTFTVLFGQGVAAESDLESIDTYYITDGRGAHNIYLELVSEVGLIGLGIFLAWMWVLLQVSLRQSVHPDLILILKACLLAYLIQGAFLGILERKYLWLTIALLHGLAMMVRGNIYAPAAPKP
- a CDS encoding lipopolysaccharide biosynthesis protein; its protein translation is MTRIKGFFTQTSFMRSAALLASSTVLGQGLVILVQPLLTRIYKPEDFGWWALYGSILSLAAVVINLRYEQAIQLPKEEPEARRLLLIAVGVGLGLSLLIGAAFWFLRDNFSVWLGVPIPGWFAVLVGVGLACIALMQSGSMWALRLQRFGVLAQTKFQQGLWQALAQVGLGLLVKGPTGLLLGDVLGRLGGVQALLRLLPRSLEGVSWLSLRQTARRYRSFLVFGSSAALLTAASFHLPFIVLTAFFGTAAMGQFGLSYRITTIPVTLVAQSIGQVFFSRAAAARETPELARLTTQTATMLLAVGLPVFGALFVIAPQAFPLIFGSEWQEAGVYARLLAPYLLLSMVAQPLSTLLTVREWQRALLVFTILELALRMGAIYWGITTQQIYWAVFLFAASSALVAGMSLVLFFRAAGVRWADFWFGLRRFIWLNLPVLLLLWGLEHWMAGWALLGLAVFLGAVVLFLTAKELGKEGLR